A single region of the endosymbiont of Galathealinum brachiosum genome encodes:
- a CDS encoding nucleotidyltransferase family protein: MSKITGILLAAGQSTRFGTNKLIHVLDNGKTIALQAAETLLQACPHSIAVISPDSTRLLKLFTNNHYTVITNTRSHNGMGSSIACAINEIKKTDACLIALADMPFIKVETINSISQQLNNNKCIIAPTYKGKRGHPVLFSKHFFPELAELCNDKGARDIIKNNKKYLKLIDVNDAGIIKDIDTISDIN, encoded by the coding sequence ATGAGTAAAATAACCGGCATTCTACTAGCGGCAGGTCAGAGCACCCGGTTTGGCACAAACAAACTAATACACGTTCTGGATAATGGTAAAACCATCGCATTACAGGCAGCAGAAACATTATTACAGGCCTGCCCGCATAGCATTGCTGTCATTAGTCCAGACTCAACCAGACTACTAAAATTATTTACTAACAACCATTATACCGTTATAACAAATACCCGATCTCATAATGGCATGGGTAGCAGCATTGCCTGCGCTATTAATGAAATAAAAAAAACAGACGCCTGCTTAATTGCTCTGGCCGATATGCCCTTTATTAAAGTTGAAACGATTAACAGCATATCTCAACAGTTAAATAACAATAAATGCATCATTGCTCCAACTTATAAGGGAAAGAGAGGTCACCCTGTTTTATTCAGCAAACATTTTTTTCCTGAACTGGCTGAATTATGTAATGATAAAGGAGCAAGGGACATAATAAAAAATAATAAGAAATATCTGAAGCTTATTGATGTCAATGACGCAGGCATAATCAAAGATATAGATACAATAAGCGATATAAATTGA
- a CDS encoding twin-arginine translocation pathway signal protein, with protein sequence MSKDNHVINVSRRNFLIKGATVSAGLTLGVYLGGCNDKSGSNVEAGPGIAGDKIAVDVTEEFDVNAFVRIGTDNTVTVIMKHLEMGQGSHTGLATLVAEELDADWSQIKYEAAPADAKLYNNLFWGPTQGTGGSTAIANAYTQMRKAGATARHMLVSAAAQQWQVEENDIDVKQGRVIHNTSNQSASFGELAKAASHQTVPEDVLLKDPDDFVLIGSKLHRKDSRGKTNGKAIYTQDIKLPGMLTAVVAHPPRFGANVKSFNADKARKTKGVSDVVQIPNGIAVLADNYWNAKKGRDALTIEWDNTQAFKKSSDEILDNYKQLAKKEGLSARADGDIKLAFKNAATVLEASYEYPYLAHGTMEPMNCVIQINDNGVEIWNGAQIQTLDQLAVAKTLGIKPEQVKINMLFAGGSFGRRGNPHSDYIVEAATIAKAINGKAPVKLVWSREDDTQNGYYRPLYYHTLKAALDKKGNPVAWQHRIVGQSIIAGTAFEGGLIKDGIDGTSVEGAANIPYTIDNIKVDLHTPVLPVPVQWWRSVGSTHTAFSVETFIDELASAAKQDAFSFRRELLKKHPRHLAVMELAAEKAGWNKTLKKGRGRGIAVHESFNTFVAQVAEVTVHDDSSFSVDRVIIAVDCGVAVNPDVIRAQMEGGMGYGLSAALTSKITLKDGLVEQSNFHDYTVLRLNQMPSVEVHIIKSSLPPSGVGEPATPVIAPAVANALYAVTGKRYYQLPLPQNV encoded by the coding sequence ATGAGTAAAGATAATCATGTAATTAATGTAAGTCGTCGTAACTTTTTAATTAAAGGCGCAACCGTTAGTGCAGGTTTAACTCTAGGAGTGTATCTGGGCGGATGTAATGACAAATCAGGCAGTAACGTAGAAGCCGGCCCGGGAATTGCGGGTGACAAAATTGCTGTTGATGTAACCGAAGAATTTGATGTAAATGCATTTGTACGCATTGGCACAGACAATACGGTTACGGTAATAATGAAACATCTTGAAATGGGTCAGGGAAGCCACACGGGCCTGGCCACACTGGTTGCAGAAGAACTGGATGCAGACTGGAGTCAGATTAAATATGAAGCCGCTCCGGCTGATGCCAAACTCTATAACAATTTATTCTGGGGCCCGACTCAGGGCACAGGTGGTAGTACTGCCATTGCAAATGCCTATACACAAATGCGCAAAGCCGGTGCTACTGCACGTCACATGTTAGTGAGTGCGGCCGCTCAGCAATGGCAGGTTGAAGAAAATGATATTGACGTTAAACAGGGGCGTGTCATTCATAACACCTCAAACCAGTCTGCCAGTTTTGGCGAGTTAGCTAAAGCCGCATCACATCAGACCGTTCCAGAAGATGTACTGTTAAAAGATCCGGACGATTTTGTTCTTATTGGTAGCAAACTACACAGAAAAGACAGCCGGGGAAAAACGAATGGTAAAGCTATTTATACACAGGATATAAAATTACCCGGAATGCTAACCGCAGTGGTCGCTCACCCACCCCGCTTTGGCGCAAACGTAAAATCTTTTAATGCAGATAAAGCCAGAAAAACAAAAGGTGTATCTGATGTAGTACAGATACCTAATGGCATAGCTGTGCTTGCAGATAATTACTGGAACGCTAAAAAAGGCCGTGACGCTTTAACGATTGAATGGGACAACACTCAGGCATTTAAAAAGAGTAGTGATGAAATTCTCGACAACTATAAACAACTGGCAAAAAAAGAAGGTCTGTCTGCAAGGGCAGATGGTGATATAAAACTGGCTTTTAAAAATGCCGCGACAGTTTTAGAAGCAAGTTATGAATACCCGTATCTTGCCCATGGCACAATGGAACCAATGAACTGTGTTATTCAGATTAATGATAATGGCGTAGAAATATGGAATGGTGCTCAGATACAGACACTGGATCAGCTTGCAGTCGCTAAAACACTTGGCATTAAACCTGAACAGGTAAAAATCAATATGCTCTTCGCCGGTGGCTCATTTGGCCGACGTGGAAACCCTCACTCTGATTATATTGTAGAAGCGGCTACTATTGCTAAAGCAATAAATGGTAAAGCCCCTGTTAAGTTAGTCTGGTCAAGGGAAGATGATACGCAAAATGGTTATTATCGCCCGCTTTATTACCACACACTAAAAGCGGCGCTCGACAAAAAAGGTAATCCTGTTGCATGGCAACACCGCATTGTCGGGCAATCAATTATAGCTGGCACCGCATTTGAAGGCGGGTTAATTAAAGATGGCATTGATGGAACATCAGTAGAAGGTGCTGCGAACATTCCCTATACCATTGATAACATAAAGGTTGATTTACATACTCCCGTATTACCCGTACCGGTTCAGTGGTGGCGCTCAGTAGGTTCAACGCACACAGCATTTTCTGTTGAAACATTTATTGATGAACTTGCCAGTGCAGCAAAACAGGATGCATTTTCCTTTCGGCGTGAATTGCTGAAAAAGCACCCCCGTCATCTGGCGGTAATGGAACTGGCCGCAGAAAAAGCGGGCTGGAATAAAACGCTTAAAAAAGGTCGTGGCCGCGGTATAGCAGTACACGAATCGTTTAATACATTTGTTGCTCAGGTAGCTGAAGTTACCGTGCATGATGACAGTAGTTTTAGTGTTGACCGGGTCATTATTGCAGTTGACTGCGGTGTAGCGGTTAACCCTGATGTGATTCGTGCACAGATGGAAGGTGGAATGGGTTATGGCTTGTCCGCGGCCCTTACGAGTAAAATAACATTAAAGGACGGTCTGGTTGAACAGTCTAACTTTCATGATTACACTGTATTACGTTTAAATCAGATGCCTTCTGTTGAAGTACATATTATAAAATCATCACTGCCACCCAGTGGTGTAGGTGAACCCGCTACTCCAGTTATTGCACCAGCAGTAGCCAATGCATTGTATGCTGTTACGGGTAAACGATATTATCAACTTCCGTTACCTCAAAACGTTTAG
- a CDS encoding methyl-accepting chemotaxis protein, with product MAVLNKNSIFWRLFIPFIVIYIIGILIAFIYIPRLLEQNVIQNAVVTAENNVKQFKVLRKYYVNNVIKKVLKGSDLKPSFNHQEDPGAVPLPATLIHDLSELLTEAGTSLKLYSAYPFPNRAGRENDQFGNDAWAALSIDTGQSFVKVENIAGITNVRVGIADTMVSSACVSCHNSHPLTPKNDWQLDDLRGVLEINIPIDDQLAAVNQVSMLVVSGIIIAALMFMGIFFFTYQMFIQKKLTDINEALSDIAEGDGDLTKRIKVEGKDEVSLIAGSFNLFIEKLQIIIRDLNSYTLNLSAAAEQVSIISEQTNTSLQDQHMQTDQLATAMNEMTATVQEVALNAQTASHSAETAKTQTSEGFNIVKQSITQIDSLATNITTAAEAIKQLEKDSEIIGGVLDVIKGIAEQTNLLALNAAIEAARAGEQGRGFAVVADEVRTLASRTQESTSEIERMIQQLQSASKNAVVEMGNSQESSSAGKQKMAEAGSALSKIQDAVDSISEQNLLIASAAEEQNNVAEEINRNVVTINTVGESTAEGAKQTSASSIDLADIANKLQQLVQQFKV from the coding sequence ATGGCTGTTTTAAATAAAAATAGTATTTTCTGGCGTTTATTTATTCCATTTATTGTTATTTATATAATCGGTATTCTCATTGCTTTTATTTATATTCCCCGCCTTCTTGAACAGAATGTTATACAGAATGCAGTAGTGACTGCTGAGAATAATGTCAAACAATTCAAAGTGCTACGTAAGTATTATGTCAATAACGTTATAAAAAAAGTACTTAAGGGTTCAGATTTAAAACCTTCTTTTAATCATCAGGAAGATCCTGGTGCTGTTCCATTACCAGCCACTTTGATTCATGATCTGAGTGAGTTATTAACAGAGGCCGGTACCAGTCTTAAATTATATAGTGCATATCCATTTCCAAACCGGGCTGGCAGAGAAAATGACCAGTTTGGCAATGATGCATGGGCTGCTTTATCCATTGATACGGGGCAATCATTTGTAAAAGTGGAAAATATTGCTGGCATTACAAATGTCAGGGTGGGTATTGCAGATACTATGGTGAGTAGTGCCTGTGTCAGTTGTCATAACAGTCATCCACTAACACCAAAAAATGACTGGCAACTGGATGATTTGCGCGGTGTTCTTGAGATTAATATACCTATTGATGATCAACTGGCCGCAGTCAATCAGGTAAGTATGCTGGTTGTAAGCGGAATCATTATTGCAGCACTTATGTTTATGGGAATCTTTTTCTTTACTTACCAGATGTTTATTCAGAAAAAGCTAACCGATATCAATGAAGCATTATCGGATATTGCTGAGGGGGATGGTGATTTAACCAAGCGGATAAAAGTAGAAGGTAAGGATGAAGTTAGTTTAATCGCTGGATCATTTAATCTATTTATTGAGAAGCTACAAATTATTATTAGAGATCTTAATAGTTATACCCTGAATTTATCTGCAGCAGCAGAACAGGTGTCGATAATATCAGAACAAACGAACACAAGTTTGCAGGATCAGCATATGCAAACAGATCAATTGGCAACAGCGATGAATGAAATGACCGCAACCGTACAGGAAGTGGCCCTGAATGCTCAAACTGCATCCCACAGTGCAGAAACAGCTAAAACTCAGACATCAGAAGGCTTCAACATAGTTAAACAGAGTATTACGCAAATTGATTCACTTGCGACTAATATTACAACAGCAGCGGAAGCAATTAAGCAGCTTGAGAAAGACTCTGAAATCATAGGTGGCGTATTAGATGTTATTAAGGGTATTGCAGAACAAACTAATTTGTTGGCTTTAAATGCTGCTATAGAAGCTGCAAGAGCTGGTGAACAGGGCAGAGGTTTTGCGGTTGTTGCAGATGAAGTGCGAACCCTTGCTTCAAGAACTCAGGAATCAACCAGTGAAATTGAACGTATGATTCAGCAACTGCAATCGGCATCAAAAAATGCGGTCGTTGAAATGGGAAATAGCCAGGAAAGCTCAAGTGCTGGAAAGCAAAAAATGGCAGAGGCGGGTTCCGCATTATCAAAAATTCAGGATGCGGTTGATTCTATTTCCGAACAGAACTTACTGATAGCAAGTGCGGCGGAGGAGCAGAATAATGTAGCAGAAGAAATTAACCGTAATGTGGTAACAATCAATACGGTTGGTGAGTCTACTGCCGAAGGGGCCAAACAAACGTCAGCATCAAGTATTGATCTGGCTGATATTGCAAATAAGTTACAGCAATTAGTTCAGCAGTTTAAGGTTTAA
- a CDS encoding two-component system response regulator yields MGDKTILIVDDESTNLTVLNMTLDSHYRVRAANSGERALQIVNSDPRPDLILLDIMMPKMDGYAVLQKLKSDETTRDIPVIFFTAMDSEEEEEKGLAMGAVDYITKPIKPAILLARVKTHLMLKQAQDFLNDKNDYLEAEVSRRMQENQLIQNVSIRALAHLAEIRDPETGDHILRTQSYVKVLAKQLQGNFRFSNTITDHYIELLTKSAPLHDIGKVGIPDNVLLKPGSLNEKEWAIMKTHAEMGARAIEHAEKDVDESVEFLGLAKEIAHWHHEHWDGNGYPDGLAGNDVPLSARIMALADVFDALITVRVYKPAMSFEEARDIIIEERNHQFDPDITDAFLICFDEFVSIARKYQSENQ; encoded by the coding sequence ATGGGTGATAAAACAATACTGATTGTTGATGATGAATCCACTAACTTAACAGTTCTAAACATGACTCTTGACAGTCATTACCGTGTTCGCGCTGCCAATTCGGGCGAACGGGCATTGCAGATTGTTAATTCAGATCCTCGCCCTGATTTAATACTGCTTGATATTATGATGCCGAAAATGGACGGTTATGCGGTGTTACAGAAATTAAAGTCGGATGAAACGACTCGTGATATTCCGGTTATTTTCTTTACTGCCATGGATAGTGAAGAAGAGGAAGAAAAAGGTCTGGCCATGGGTGCAGTTGATTATATTACCAAGCCAATCAAACCAGCAATATTACTTGCCCGTGTTAAAACACACTTAATGCTCAAACAGGCTCAGGATTTTCTCAATGACAAGAATGATTATCTTGAGGCGGAAGTTTCTCGTCGTATGCAGGAAAATCAACTTATTCAGAATGTGAGTATTCGGGCGCTGGCGCACCTGGCCGAGATTAGAGACCCGGAAACCGGTGACCATATATTACGTACCCAGTCATATGTGAAGGTACTGGCAAAACAGTTACAGGGAAATTTTCGCTTTAGCAATACCATTACTGATCATTACATTGAACTATTAACCAAATCGGCTCCACTGCATGATATTGGTAAGGTGGGTATTCCGGATAATGTATTGCTTAAACCCGGCTCACTGAATGAAAAAGAGTGGGCCATTATGAAAACCCATGCTGAGATGGGTGCACGTGCGATTGAACATGCAGAAAAAGATGTTGATGAGTCGGTTGAATTCCTGGGGTTGGCGAAAGAAATTGCGCATTGGCATCATGAACATTGGGACGGTAATGGTTACCCCGATGGACTGGCAGGAAATGATGTGCCATTGTCCGCAAGAATTATGGCACTGGCAGATGTGTTTGATGCACTTATAACCGTACGTGTTTACAAACCCGCCATGTCATTTGAAGAAGCCAGAGATATTATTATCGAAGAACGTAATCATCAGTTTGATCCAGACATAACTGATGCTTTTCTTATTTGCTTCGATGAATTTGTATCAATTGCGCGTAAATATCAAAGTGAAAACCAGTAA
- a CDS encoding Stp1/IreP family PP2C-type Ser/Thr phosphatase produces MSLKDKINITGITDEGLVRDHNEDSIASDADLGLLVLADGMGGHKGGEVASAIAVDSIMQDLSKALPQITTGTTDENTGYSIESMLIEKAIKDANLKIYTAAQNNKNYEGMGTTVVVLLLYDNRITVAHVGDSRLYRFRDRTLEQMTRDHTLLQELVDRGFYTQKEARESLNKNLVTRAVGVSPTVDVDLLEDIALVGDNYLLCSDGLTDMIPDDLIEDIELNYRDNQNKMNKELIKQAKDHGGKDNVSVMLAQVLKEFPANSGWFSKFFDIFS; encoded by the coding sequence ATGAGCCTAAAAGATAAAATCAACATCACAGGGATAACAGACGAAGGTCTGGTACGTGACCATAACGAAGATAGCATCGCCAGTGATGCAGATCTTGGTTTACTGGTGCTCGCTGATGGTATGGGTGGTCATAAAGGCGGTGAAGTTGCCAGTGCAATTGCAGTTGATTCTATTATGCAGGATTTAAGTAAAGCCCTGCCCCAGATAACAACTGGCACTACGGACGAAAACACAGGTTACAGCATTGAAAGCATGTTGATTGAAAAAGCGATCAAAGATGCAAATTTAAAAATATATACCGCGGCGCAAAACAATAAAAACTACGAAGGCATGGGAACAACGGTTGTTGTTTTATTACTTTATGATAATCGTATTACCGTTGCCCATGTTGGTGATTCAAGACTGTACCGTTTCAGAGATCGCACATTAGAACAGATGACACGAGACCATACCCTGTTACAGGAACTGGTTGACCGTGGTTTCTACACGCAAAAAGAAGCACGTGAATCTTTAAATAAAAATCTGGTTACACGTGCAGTTGGGGTAAGCCCGACCGTAGATGTTGACCTGCTCGAAGACATTGCACTGGTGGGTGACAATTATTTACTTTGTTCAGATGGTTTAACCGATATGATTCCCGATGATCTTATCGAAGATATCGAATTGAATTACCGTGACAACCAGAACAAAATGAATAAAGAATTAATAAAACAGGCCAAGGATCATGGCGGCAAAGATAATGTGTCAGTTATGCTGGCGCAGGTTTTAAAAGAATTCCCGGCTAATTCAGGCTGGTTTTCTAAATTTTTTGATATATTCTCTTAA
- a CDS encoding serine/threonine protein kinase: protein MKQAFWKKDWFAGLAICILIISLGNLGLFDSLERDAYDFGVRSSERAPSDKVAVISIDDVSIENIGRWPWPRDIHAEMHKILKKGGAKVIGQTTFFVDPQMDPGMRHIQDLLVFYGNSSLLELGPNTSPSLNADIEKLGKKLLAAELDLNTDQKLADSLTDTGNVVLAMHMGIGASYGKPDNDMPNYVTRNKLTNVKNNPVTNPDNELPLPVAFVLYPIQIVGTQADSIGALAAYPDTDGSIRSEPLVVDYFDQMYPSLSLQLALRSLNLSAKDVTINLGESVQLGRLSIKTSPNLLMNTFFYNDINDNSAFTVDSFYDVLQGKIPASKYKGKIVLIGATATGVGDTQVTPIDANMAPVLTLAHSVSSILNEDFFIEPEWSMSAIAGITLFVALYIIILLPRLKAGLSAFITLFLFITLFITHYILMTDSGLWLQLVNPSILLVVGHLLLTTKRYLSTEKGKLALDAESAESNRMLGLSLQGQGQLDAAFDKFRRLPKSPEALELLYNLALDFERKRQFNKAGSVYQVMKDIDPKFRDIKQRINRASAMEETVILGGTNSSPGGTLMLDGGGVEKPMLGRYEVEKELGKGAMGAVYLGKDPKISRVVAIKTMALSQEFEEDELQDVKDRFFREAETAGRLSHPNIVTIYDAGEEHDLAYIAMEFLKGGDMVQYGKADKLLPVTKVLDIIRRCAEGLDYAHKANVVHRDIKPANIMYEIESDTLKITDFGIARITDSSKTKTGMVLGTPSYMSPEQLAGKKVDGKSDLFSLGVMMFQFMTGRLPFTGDSMATLMYKIANEAHPKPDSIRPELPRCVSVIINRSLAKDPTKRYQTGAQMAGDLRKCLQIIAQNKNKAQAKPKS, encoded by the coding sequence ATGAAACAGGCGTTCTGGAAAAAAGACTGGTTTGCGGGTCTTGCCATATGCATCCTGATTATTTCACTCGGCAACCTGGGCCTATTTGATAGTCTTGAGCGCGATGCTTATGACTTTGGCGTACGCTCATCAGAACGTGCACCCAGTGATAAAGTTGCCGTTATTTCCATTGATGATGTCAGCATTGAAAATATAGGGCGCTGGCCCTGGCCTCGTGATATTCATGCTGAAATGCACAAAATACTTAAAAAAGGTGGCGCCAAGGTTATTGGCCAGACTACCTTTTTTGTTGATCCCCAGATGGATCCAGGCATGCGTCATATACAGGACTTACTGGTTTTTTATGGTAATAGCAGTCTGCTTGAACTTGGCCCGAACACCTCTCCTTCACTCAATGCAGATATTGAAAAACTCGGCAAAAAATTATTAGCAGCTGAACTTGACCTCAATACTGACCAGAAACTGGCTGATAGCCTTACAGACACTGGTAATGTTGTGCTGGCAATGCATATGGGCATAGGTGCAAGTTATGGTAAACCTGATAACGATATGCCCAATTATGTCACCCGTAACAAATTAACCAATGTAAAAAACAACCCGGTAACAAATCCCGATAACGAATTACCTCTACCCGTTGCTTTTGTGCTCTACCCTATTCAAATTGTTGGCACACAGGCAGATAGTATTGGTGCTCTGGCAGCATACCCGGATACAGATGGCAGCATACGCTCTGAGCCACTGGTTGTTGATTATTTCGATCAAATGTACCCTTCCCTGTCACTTCAACTGGCTTTACGCAGCTTAAACCTGTCAGCCAAAGATGTGACCATTAACCTGGGTGAAAGCGTGCAACTAGGGCGTTTATCCATTAAAACCAGCCCAAACCTGTTAATGAATACCTTCTTTTATAATGACATCAATGATAACAGCGCATTTACGGTTGATTCATTTTATGATGTTTTGCAGGGTAAAATCCCGGCTTCAAAATATAAGGGTAAAATTGTACTGATCGGTGCAACCGCCACCGGTGTTGGTGATACTCAGGTAACGCCAATTGATGCGAATATGGCCCCGGTATTAACTCTGGCACATTCTGTTTCCAGCATACTGAATGAAGACTTTTTTATCGAGCCTGAATGGAGCATGTCTGCTATTGCAGGTATAACGTTATTCGTAGCACTTTACATTATTATACTGCTACCGCGTCTCAAAGCCGGACTCTCTGCCTTTATTACCCTATTCCTGTTTATTACTTTATTTATTACCCATTACATATTAATGACAGATAGCGGCCTGTGGTTACAGCTGGTTAATCCATCTATCCTGCTCGTAGTAGGTCATTTACTATTAACCACCAAACGTTACCTTTCAACTGAAAAAGGCAAACTGGCACTGGATGCAGAATCTGCGGAATCTAATCGCATGCTGGGATTATCACTACAGGGACAGGGACAACTGGATGCAGCATTTGATAAATTCCGTCGCCTGCCCAAATCACCTGAAGCACTGGAATTACTATATAACCTGGCACTGGATTTTGAGCGTAAACGTCAGTTTAATAAAGCCGGCTCTGTATATCAGGTAATGAAAGATATTGATCCTAAATTCCGTGATATCAAACAACGCATTAACCGTGCAAGCGCAATGGAAGAAACCGTTATTCTTGGTGGTACTAACAGCTCACCAGGTGGCACATTAATGCTTGATGGCGGTGGTGTTGAAAAACCCATGCTGGGTCGTTATGAAGTTGAAAAAGAACTGGGTAAAGGCGCAATGGGTGCTGTTTATCTGGGTAAAGATCCAAAAATTTCACGTGTTGTGGCAATTAAAACCATGGCGCTTTCACAGGAGTTTGAAGAAGACGAATTACAGGATGTTAAAGATCGCTTCTTCCGTGAAGCTGAAACAGCTGGTCGTTTAAGCCATCCCAATATCGTTACCATATACGATGCAGGTGAAGAACACGATCTGGCATACATCGCAATGGAATTTCTTAAAGGCGGTGATATGGTGCAGTACGGTAAAGCCGATAAATTACTGCCGGTGACCAAAGTACTGGATATTATACGTCGCTGCGCTGAAGGCCTGGATTATGCACATAAAGCAAACGTTGTTCACCGGGATATTAAACCCGCCAATATAATGTATGAAATTGAATCCGATACTTTAAAGATCACCGATTTTGGTATTGCACGTATTACCGATTCAAGCAAAACAAAAACAGGCATGGTATTAGGCACACCTTCTTACATGTCACCTGAACAATTAGCCGGTAAAAAAGTCGATGGTAAATCAGACCTGTTCTCACTGGGTGTCATGATGTTCCAGTTTATGACCGGGCGTTTACCCTTCACCGGTGATTCAATGGCTACACTGATGTATAAAATTGCTAATGAAGCGCATCCTAAACCCGATAGTATCCGACCTGAATTACCTCGCTGTGTTTCGGTAATCATCAACCGGTCACTGGCTAAAGATCCGACAAAACGTTATCAAACCGGTGCACAAATGGCGGGTGATTTACGTAAGTGTTTACAGATAATTGCGCAGAACAAAAACAAAGCACAAGCTAAACCAAAGTCATAG
- a CDS encoding porin: MKRAFYLLAFVLFCIFSLSKPVFAANWVELQGVEKKGSEPTLKIIGFIQPEWQKTDGTKIQDGPWQGQNAVFNVIRPRLEDNSDGSLFRARLAAKGRINQYINYFTMVDAGNNALTRNVDTLLIITDASLTFDYIGPKIRIGQFKTPGSEEAMQSKYDYINFALSTNQLVLERYYDGDGSDPQNKNAPNGAFGAFRDIGIELFDTYKRDEWEHTWAAMVGNGNGIARSDNDSHKDKYLYWSSEWVFSGKGPQRDGWKLFGWWQDGKRTLTEAGAGTYDRTRHGLGTTFKKEKWRSTIEWINAGGMILSGTDGAAVPGSSNNANTAISSFNLATDDKAEGWWADVSYRLTKNTELLLRYDVLNRTTNIAANERQSNNITLGYNWFFDKKSKVMFNYEYLNSDAPNLDSQSVANNILDGVDNRLSVQVFYFFRLH, from the coding sequence ATGAAAAGAGCCTTCTATCTACTTGCTTTCGTATTATTCTGCATATTTTCACTATCTAAACCTGTATTTGCCGCAAATTGGGTTGAGTTACAGGGTGTCGAAAAAAAAGGTTCTGAGCCTACATTGAAAATAATTGGTTTTATTCAGCCAGAATGGCAAAAAACAGATGGTACTAAAATTCAGGATGGTCCGTGGCAGGGGCAGAATGCGGTCTTTAATGTTATCAGGCCACGCCTGGAGGATAATAGTGATGGTTCGTTGTTTAGGGCCAGGCTTGCAGCAAAAGGCAGAATCAATCAGTACATTAATTATTTTACAATGGTGGATGCGGGTAACAATGCATTAACCCGTAATGTGGATACACTCTTAATTATCACAGATGCCAGTTTAACATTTGATTATATTGGTCCCAAAATCCGTATAGGTCAATTCAAGACGCCCGGAAGTGAAGAGGCGATGCAGAGTAAATATGATTATATTAATTTTGCATTATCTACCAATCAGTTAGTGCTTGAAAGGTATTACGATGGGGACGGCTCAGACCCGCAAAATAAAAATGCACCCAATGGTGCATTTGGTGCATTTAGAGACATAGGTATTGAGCTATTTGATACCTATAAGCGTGATGAGTGGGAGCATACCTGGGCAGCAATGGTGGGTAATGGCAATGGTATTGCCAGAAGTGACAATGATAGTCATAAAGATAAGTATCTGTACTGGTCATCTGAATGGGTGTTTTCGGGCAAGGGCCCGCAACGGGATGGCTGGAAGTTATTTGGCTGGTGGCAGGATGGCAAACGAACACTAACGGAGGCTGGTGCCGGCACATATGATCGGACCAGACACGGTTTAGGAACAACATTTAAAAAGGAAAAATGGCGCTCTACAATTGAGTGGATAAATGCGGGTGGTATGATTTTATCAGGAACAGATGGTGCTGCCGTTCCCGGGTCTTCAAATAATGCTAATACGGCAATTTCATCTTTTAATTTAGCGACAGATGATAAAGCAGAAGGCTGGTGGGCCGATGTATCATATCGGTTAACAAAAAATACAGAGCTCTTGCTGAGGTATGATGTATTAAATCGCACTACGAATATAGCTGCAAATGAACGCCAGTCTAATAATATAACACTAGGTTATAACTGGTTTTTTGATAAGAAAAGTAAAGTCATGTTTAATTATGAATACTTAAATAGTGACGCTCCAAATTTAGACAGTCAAAGTGTAGCTAATAATATACTTGATGGTGTTGATAACAGATTATCAGTACAAGTGTTTTATTTTTTCAGATTGCATTAA